The DNA sequence GAAAGATTGATTTTGCTTTTTTCTGCACCTTGGTTTTCACAGTACCAAGTTAAAACAGATAACTTCGTCgctttcaaataaaaaatttgaaccaCTTTGTGTTCGCAGTTCGCAGATAGCAGAGTGGCATGTGTCCctccataaatttttttttggattgattGGAACAACATTACTACATAGATATAGATATGATCAGCAATACAAccacaaaaaagaaagaaatgaaactgaaatagataaaaacaaaactgaTAACATTAGTAGTTCTGTAAAGCTCATAGACGAATGACGTTGGAAATTAGTTTGTATAATGACAGTGTTGGTTAAtaaatttggtatttatagaagttAAAAACTAgtatagataaataaaacataaaaaatgttaaccAATAGATAGCTTTCCTGCCAAAATGGTATTTCTGAAAATTTTCCCAAAACTCCCcctttatattagtatagtttgtataaatatagatTTATGTAGTATTGcaactttaaatttacttatttatatcTAATTGTGAACTTTATATTTAGATAAAAGTGGTTAGGAAGGGGAGAGAATTATAACATCCAGCAACACCTTCACCTAATCCAAATAATCAATGGCAATGGCAATGGCATTTCTTGGTGATGTGGTGGTGGTGTTAGTAGTAGCATTGGCGGTGGCAGCAGAGGCCCAGCAAAGCTACGTAAACAACAAGCAGCTCAGGTGCGAACAAAGCCCCAACACCACTCTAGGATTCGTGTGCAACGCCGCCCCCTCGTGCACCGCCTACCTCACCTTCCGATCCACCCCCGTCTACAACACCCCCGTCACCATCGCCTACCTCCTCTCCGCCAACGCCTCCCAGATCGCGGCCGCCAACAACATATCCGACATCACCCCTCTCCCCACCGACACCCTCCTCATTGTCCCCATCCCCTGCTCCTGCTCCTCCATTTACTACCAGCACAACGCCTCCTACACCCTCAAATCCCTGGGCGAGACCTACTTATCTGTCGCCAACAACACCTACCAGTCCCTCTCCACCTGCCAAGCCCTCATGGCGCAGAACCCCTACGatctcctccacctcctcccCGAAATGACGCTTGCCGTTCCCCTCCGCTGTGCCTGCCCCACTCCCTCTCAGACCGCCGCCGGCTTCACTTCTCTCCTCACCTACCTCCTCCGTCAGGGGGAGGACGCCACCTCTGTTGCTGCCAAGTTCGCTGCTGCTGGAGCCGACGTCCCCGCCATCATGGATGCTAACATGCTCAACCAAACCTCCACCATCTTCTACTTCACTCCACTCCTCGTCCCTCTCAAAACCGACCCCACTCTCCAAAACACCAACACCAACACCACCCCCGCCCCCTCCCCGCCACAGCCTCTCCCCACCACCAGCCCCGCCTCTTCCCACAAGTGGATTTTCATCGGTGTGGGAATCGGGGCTGCTCTTTTGGTAATCCTTTCTGTGATCGCTCTAGTCTGGTTATTCCGCCGCCGCAGCAGCCACAAATCCTCCAGTCCTCTGCCTACAAAGGAGGAGGTGCCGCGGCCGCCATTGTCGGAGTTGTCCCAAGGCATCCGGAGCGCCATGGAAACTCTGAGCTTATACAAGCTGGAAGAATTGGAGATTGCCACTAACTCTTTTTCAGAATCCAACAGAATTGCAGGAAGCTCGGTGTATCGTGGCTGGTTCAATGGTGATGAAGCCGTGGTGAAGGTAATAAAAGAAGACGTCTCGGGCGAGATCAATACGCTGAGACAGATAAACCATTCCCGCATCATCAGGCTGTCAGGCTTCTGCCTCCACCAGGGCACCACCTATCTCGTGTACGAGTACGCCCACAACGGCTCTCTCAAGGATTGGCTGCACAAGCCTCACCTTAATTGGAAACAACGGATCCAGATAGCCTACGACGTAGCCGATGCCTTGAATTACCTCCACAACTTCACCAACCCTCCTTACATCCACAAGAATCTCAACACCAGCAACATCCTCCTCGACTCCAACATGCGTGCCAAGCTCGCCAATTTCGGCCTGGCCAGGGCCTTGGAATTCGACAAGGTCACCACCAGACATGTTGTGGGCGCACAAGGATACATGGCGCCCGAGTACATAGAGACAGGCCTCCTCACTCCCAAACTCGATGTCTTCGCCTTTGGGGTGATCATGCTGGAGCTCCTATCCGGAAAAGAGGCCGCTGCGGATAAGTTGCACGAGAGCATAGACGGGGTGTTGAGCGGAGACAATGTGAGGGACAAGCTGCAAGGATTCATGGATCCCGATCTCGACTACCCCTTGGAGCTCGCCTACTCCATGGCTCAACTTGCTCGTAAGTGCGTAGGTCACAATGTGGATGTGCGGCCCCCCATCTCAGAAGTCTTGCTGGCTCTTTCCGATCTGCTCTCCTCATCCACCGACTGGGAGGATACATCCTTCACCTTCACCGACTAGCTATCTATCTCTAGTTTGTACTACATCACAATACAGTAAAGGAATCAAAGACAGAGAAAATGGATTTGGTGTTCTGGTATTCTATGACCAAAGGAAATATAAACAGAAatgtcattaaaattaataaagattgTTGGGGAGCTTGGAATTTACGATTCTATTTTCTGAGATGGCTGATTTAATTgacctcctcctcctcctcctcgagGTGTTTCCACATGATCTTCTGTGATCCTTGGGAGATGCAGCTGAAAAGCCGTCCAGTAGAGGGAAAGAAGACGACGTTCCAAACGCAATATTTCAACTTCAAGTGTGGCAATCTCTCTCACCAGCTCGGCAGAAGGCTG is a window from the Salvia hispanica cultivar TCC Black 2014 chromosome 1, UniMelb_Shisp_WGS_1.0, whole genome shotgun sequence genome containing:
- the LOC125200731 gene encoding protein LYK5-like, which translates into the protein MAMAMAFLGDVVVVLVVALAVAAEAQQSYVNNKQLRCEQSPNTTLGFVCNAAPSCTAYLTFRSTPVYNTPVTIAYLLSANASQIAAANNISDITPLPTDTLLIVPIPCSCSSIYYQHNASYTLKSLGETYLSVANNTYQSLSTCQALMAQNPYDLLHLLPEMTLAVPLRCACPTPSQTAAGFTSLLTYLLRQGEDATSVAAKFAAAGADVPAIMDANMLNQTSTIFYFTPLLVPLKTDPTLQNTNTNTTPAPSPPQPLPTTSPASSHKWIFIGVGIGAALLVILSVIALVWLFRRRSSHKSSSPLPTKEEVPRPPLSELSQGIRSAMETLSLYKLEELEIATNSFSESNRIAGSSVYRGWFNGDEAVVKVIKEDVSGEINTLRQINHSRIIRLSGFCLHQGTTYLVYEYAHNGSLKDWLHKPHLNWKQRIQIAYDVADALNYLHNFTNPPYIHKNLNTSNILLDSNMRAKLANFGLARALEFDKVTTRHVVGAQGYMAPEYIETGLLTPKLDVFAFGVIMLELLSGKEAAADKLHESIDGVLSGDNVRDKLQGFMDPDLDYPLELAYSMAQLARKCVGHNVDVRPPISEVLLALSDLLSSSTDWEDTSFTFTD